From the Candidatus Edwardsbacteria bacterium genome, one window contains:
- a CDS encoding DedA family protein codes for MNLDLEGITKSFAAQGGLWAYLTVFAATFIEGIFPIIPSDVVVLFCALLVAKGTLHWLPLFLSAFVGGALGALLVYWIGVSKGREFFLAKPRFFLSPQRLLEMEGHFKKYGNIILALNRAVIGGRSFGFLIAGLTDYQFRKVVIYGTPGILLWYALVIALGIYFGERAKQMVNGIVMVVMIIMALSVLSLLVTKKLFK; via the coding sequence ATGAATCTGGATCTGGAGGGGATCACCAAGTCATTCGCCGCCCAGGGCGGGCTGTGGGCCTACCTGACGGTTTTCGCCGCCACCTTCATCGAGGGCATCTTCCCGATCATCCCCAGCGACGTGGTGGTGCTGTTCTGCGCCCTGCTGGTGGCTAAAGGAACCCTCCATTGGCTGCCGCTGTTCCTATCGGCTTTTGTGGGCGGGGCTTTGGGGGCCTTGTTGGTCTACTGGATCGGGGTCAGCAAAGGCCGAGAATTCTTTCTGGCCAAACCCCGGTTTTTCCTCTCCCCCCAAAGATTGCTGGAGATGGAGGGCCATTTTAAGAAATACGGCAACATCATCCTGGCCCTCAACCGGGCGGTGATCGGCGGCCGGTCATTCGGGTTCCTGATCGCCGGGCTGACCGATTACCAGTTCAGAAAAGTGGTCATCTACGGCACCCCCGGCATCTTACTATGGTATGCCCTGGTGATCGCCCTGGGTATATACTTCGGAGAGCGGGCCAAGCAGATGGTCAACGGGATCGTCATGGTGGTGATGATCATCATGGCCCTGTCGGTGCTGTCCCTGCTGGTCACCAAGAAACTCTTTAAGTGA
- the ispF gene encoding 2-C-methyl-D-erythritol 2,4-cyclodiphosphate synthase, translating to MRVGFGYDIHRLAKGRRLILGGVPIPFKLGLLGHSDADVLCHAIADSLLGAVAAGDIGTHFPNTDKRFKDISSLLLLKTVAAILKKQDYRIANIDSMIIAESPKLAPYIEKMRANIAGSLGIKTGQVSIKATTNEGLGDIGRGNGICAFANALVERIK from the coding sequence ATCCGCGTAGGTTTCGGCTACGACATTCACAGACTGGCCAAAGGCCGCCGTCTGATCCTGGGCGGGGTGCCCATCCCCTTCAAACTGGGCCTGCTGGGACATTCCGACGCCGACGTGCTGTGCCATGCTATTGCCGACAGCCTGCTGGGGGCGGTGGCCGCCGGGGATATCGGCACCCATTTCCCCAATACCGATAAAAGATTCAAGGACATCTCCAGCCTGCTTTTATTAAAAACCGTTGCCGCCATTCTGAAAAAACAGGATTATCGGATCGCGAACATCGACAGTATGATAATAGCCGAATCCCCCAAACTGGCACCGTATATCGAAAAGATGCGCGCCAATATAGCTGGATCTTTGGGTATCAAAACCGGCCAGGTTTCAATAAAGGCCACCACCAATGAGGGGCTGGGGGACATCGGAAGGGGCAATGGCATCTGCGCTTTTGCCAATGCGCTGGTGGAGAGGATAAAATGA
- a CDS encoding MlaD family protein, whose product MSKRRNETIVGMVVLSAIALLIIGLLWLNRVDIGRQSYLVSVAFEDAGGLRGGDPVTVSGFDKGKVKSIALNPAKPGVIAVLMVDHDVALKKDAQFWLSDASLMGDKRIAVYPGSSSQPFDPMQTVDGDRSPGLMETMVKMGYLANEAAQLIGRMKNDLATPENIKNISSALKNLDQASQQLSLMASQNRAVITETVKDMNKLISPNREKLDSTIQHLARASARMDSIADKINSGQGTAGQLVNNKELYEQLNKTNKDLQALIADIKANPKKYLTVEIF is encoded by the coding sequence ATGTCCAAAAGACGCAATGAGACCATCGTGGGCATGGTGGTGCTTTCGGCCATCGCCCTTTTGATAATCGGACTGCTGTGGTTAAACCGGGTGGACATCGGACGCCAGAGCTACCTGGTGAGCGTGGCCTTCGAGGACGCCGGCGGCCTGCGGGGCGGCGACCCGGTGACGGTGTCCGGCTTCGACAAGGGCAAGGTGAAATCCATCGCGCTGAACCCCGCCAAACCCGGCGTGATAGCGGTGCTGATGGTGGACCACGACGTGGCCTTGAAGAAGGACGCCCAGTTCTGGCTGTCTGACGCCAGTCTGATGGGCGACAAGCGGATCGCGGTCTACCCCGGCAGCTCCAGCCAGCCTTTCGATCCCATGCAGACCGTCGACGGCGACCGCTCCCCCGGGCTGATGGAGACCATGGTCAAGATGGGCTATCTGGCCAACGAGGCCGCCCAGCTGATCGGCAGGATGAAGAACGACCTGGCCACCCCGGAGAACATCAAAAACATCTCCTCCGCCCTGAAGAATCTGGACCAGGCCTCTCAGCAGCTGAGCCTGATGGCCTCCCAGAACCGGGCCGTCATCACCGAGACGGTCAAGGACATGAATAAGCTGATCTCCCCCAACAGGGAAAAGCTGGACAGCACCATTCAGCACCTGGCCCGGGCCAGCGCCAGGATGGATTCCATTGCCGATAAGATAAACTCCGGCCAGGGCACCGCCGGGCAGTTGGTGAATAATAAGGAACTGTACGAGCAGTTGAACAAGACCAACAAGGACCTGCAGGCGCTGATAGCCGATATAAAGGCCAACCCTAAGAAGTATTTGACGGTGGAGATATTTTAA
- the priA gene encoding primosomal protein N', with translation MSSKSLKYADVALSIPQGRCFTYLIPGHLPVDAVGVRVRVPLGKREAIGYVVHLKETCNFPVKPILEVIDIKPVISREMLELTEWVSKYYRCGWGEAIRAALPPGMDAKQLRMVWVNGNYSGPIPAEPMLDHIIEKGAVSHQYLMKKFAPSAEKGIEEYCRRGLLFSEPVWQKARIAVRKERWLAGRSPADKTSLKLSKGQAELLDLLEQNGAVPPSAIKSKRPAALRLVALGLAGWEWREKFRGQEEQGWAEEDAKVTLNAEQQQVLDSVSRDINSQRFSVNLISGVTSSGKTEIYLKAAERALAQGRQVLILVPEIGMTSQMLHRVRSRLGQVAVWHSEMGSGERYDAWRAVRRGDFRVVVGTRSAVFTPFDDLGLIVIDEEHDACYKQSDLAPLYHARDLAIIRARKNGAVVLMGSATPSVESYYKAKTGKFKLFRLEKRVGSADLPMVEVVDLKKLPREDRLISPLLGREIGACLQAGRQAMILLNRRGFAPYLQCGKCGSLITCPNCSVSLTYHRSGESVLCHYCGYQARLPETCPACGSLMLEHRGYGIQRLEAELKNVFPEGRISRMDADTTGRKGEHQRILQDFLSGGSQILLGTQMISKGHHFPNVSLVGIINLDDILGLPDFRAAERAFQLMVQMAGRAGRGRHPGKVVIQTRMPDNPVVKWCRENDYCSFAEHELAGREECGYPPHRHLALLTFTSGSQAELEEFADSVAGKIRSGAGRAEVLGPAPAPLAKIKGRFRWQLMLKAGSPSEIKKALEGIAPGRNEKIRLSVDIDPVNML, from the coding sequence TTGTCAAGCAAAAGTTTAAAATACGCTGATGTGGCGCTGTCCATCCCCCAAGGCCGCTGTTTCACCTACCTGATCCCCGGCCACCTGCCGGTGGATGCCGTGGGGGTCAGGGTGCGGGTGCCCTTGGGCAAAAGGGAGGCCATCGGATATGTGGTGCATCTGAAGGAAACCTGCAATTTCCCGGTCAAGCCCATTCTGGAGGTGATAGATATTAAGCCGGTCATCAGCCGCGAGATGCTGGAGCTGACCGAGTGGGTCTCCAAATATTATCGCTGCGGATGGGGGGAGGCCATCCGGGCGGCGCTGCCACCGGGGATGGATGCTAAACAGCTGAGGATGGTCTGGGTCAACGGAAATTATTCCGGCCCGATCCCGGCCGAACCTATGCTGGATCATATAATCGAGAAGGGCGCGGTGTCGCACCAGTATCTTATGAAGAAATTCGCCCCCTCCGCCGAAAAGGGCATTGAGGAATACTGTCGGAGGGGGCTGCTGTTTTCCGAGCCGGTGTGGCAGAAAGCCAGGATCGCGGTCAGAAAGGAACGCTGGCTGGCTGGCCGCAGCCCGGCCGATAAAACAAGCTTGAAGCTCTCCAAAGGACAGGCCGAACTATTGGATCTCCTTGAACAGAATGGGGCGGTGCCTCCGTCAGCCATCAAAAGTAAAAGACCTGCGGCCCTCAGGCTGGTGGCCCTGGGCCTGGCCGGCTGGGAGTGGCGGGAGAAATTCAGGGGACAGGAGGAACAGGGCTGGGCCGAGGAGGATGCCAAGGTCACCCTGAATGCCGAGCAGCAGCAAGTGTTGGATTCGGTGTCAAGGGACATCAATTCCCAAAGGTTCTCGGTGAACCTGATATCCGGGGTCACCTCCAGCGGCAAGACCGAGATCTACCTGAAGGCCGCCGAACGGGCCCTGGCCCAGGGCCGCCAGGTGCTGATACTGGTGCCGGAGATAGGGATGACCTCGCAGATGCTGCACCGGGTAAGGTCCCGGCTGGGCCAGGTGGCGGTCTGGCACAGCGAAATGGGAAGCGGGGAACGCTATGATGCCTGGAGAGCGGTGAGGCGCGGAGACTTCCGGGTGGTGGTGGGCACCAGGTCGGCCGTCTTCACCCCCTTTGATGATCTGGGCCTGATAGTGATAGACGAGGAGCACGACGCCTGCTATAAGCAATCCGACCTGGCCCCCCTGTACCATGCCAGGGACCTGGCCATCATCCGGGCCCGGAAGAACGGCGCCGTGGTGCTGATGGGATCGGCCACCCCTTCGGTGGAGAGCTACTACAAAGCCAAGACTGGCAAGTTCAAACTGTTCCGGCTGGAAAAACGGGTGGGGTCAGCCGACCTGCCGATGGTGGAGGTGGTGGATCTTAAAAAACTGCCCCGGGAGGACCGCCTGATCTCGCCCCTGCTGGGCCGGGAGATCGGCGCCTGCCTGCAGGCCGGGCGCCAGGCGATGATCCTTCTTAACCGCCGGGGGTTCGCGCCTTATCTTCAGTGCGGGAAATGCGGCAGCCTGATAACCTGTCCCAATTGCAGCGTCAGCCTCACCTATCACCGCAGCGGGGAATCGGTGCTGTGTCATTACTGCGGATACCAGGCCAGGCTGCCGGAAACCTGCCCGGCCTGCGGCAGCCTGATGCTGGAGCACCGGGGCTATGGCATCCAGCGGCTGGAGGCGGAGTTGAAGAACGTTTTCCCGGAGGGAAGGATCAGCCGGATGGACGCCGACACCACCGGGCGCAAGGGGGAGCACCAGCGGATACTGCAGGATTTTCTGTCAGGCGGCTCGCAGATCCTGCTGGGCACCCAGATGATTTCCAAAGGGCACCACTTTCCCAACGTCTCGCTGGTGGGGATAATAAACCTGGACGACATCCTGGGGCTGCCCGATTTCCGGGCGGCCGAACGGGCCTTCCAGCTGATGGTGCAGATGGCGGGCCGGGCCGGGAGGGGGCGGCATCCGGGAAAGGTGGTCATCCAGACCAGAATGCCCGATAATCCGGTGGTCAAATGGTGCCGGGAGAACGATTATTGTTCCTTTGCCGAGCATGAACTGGCGGGCCGGGAGGAGTGCGGCTATCCGCCGCACCGGCATCTGGCCCTGCTGACCTTCACCTCTGGCAGCCAGGCCGAGCTGGAGGAATTCGCCGATAGTGTCGCTGGAAAAATAAGATCCGGCGCCGGCCGGGCCGAGGTTCTGGGCCCCGCCCCGGCCCCGCTGGCCAAGATCAAGGGGAGATTCCGCTGGCAGCTGATGTTAAAGGCCGGCTCGCCATCGGAGATCAAAAAAGCTTTGGAGGGGATCGCCCCGGGCCGGAACGAAAAAATAAGGTTATCGGTAGACATCGACCCGGTGAACATGCTGTAA
- the lptE gene encoding LPS assembly lipoprotein LptE: MKTRGRILFMAAGALALLSGCYSFSGGRLDFQTVGIPVVENTTAEYRLSEIMTTTMITAVNNDGRVKVSDPEKAEAVLELAVTGYTRTPFEYTSQEQVNQYKITVAAKAKLRSAAGKVLWESASLSGWGTYQVSQSDEESGMKKAAENLAAEIIRQSFESW; this comes from the coding sequence ATGAAGACCAGGGGCAGAATATTATTTATGGCGGCCGGCGCTCTGGCCTTGCTGTCCGGTTGTTACTCCTTCAGCGGAGGGCGGCTGGATTTCCAGACGGTGGGGATACCGGTGGTCGAGAACACCACCGCCGAATACCGCCTGTCGGAGATCATGACCACCACCATGATAACGGCGGTAAACAACGACGGCCGGGTCAAGGTCAGCGACCCGGAAAAGGCGGAGGCCGTGCTGGAGCTGGCGGTGACCGGATATACCCGGACTCCTTTTGAATACACCAGCCAGGAGCAGGTCAACCAGTACAAGATCACCGTCGCCGCCAAAGCCAAGCTGAGATCGGCGGCCGGGAAGGTTTTGTGGGAGTCGGCCAGCCTCTCCGGGTGGGGCACCTATCAGGTCAGCCAATCCGATGAGGAGTCCGGAATGAAAAAAGCCGCCGAAAATCTGGCGGCCGAGATCATAAGACAGTCCTTCGAGTCCTGGTAG
- a CDS encoding GNAT family N-acetyltransferase — protein MKIRKLTIKDYPELMKLWARAKLPAKPKGRDSRAHIAKEMKQNPDFFIGAFDKDLMIGSVIASHDGRKGWLNRVAVGPDYRGQGVAQALTVAGEKALRKHGIKIFGLLIHEYNQASLNLAKKMGYLVHTDILYLTKRDGDHI, from the coding sequence ATGAAGATCCGAAAACTCACCATAAAAGATTATCCGGAGCTGATGAAGCTCTGGGCCCGGGCCAAACTGCCGGCCAAGCCCAAAGGGCGCGACAGCCGGGCCCACATCGCCAAGGAGATGAAACAGAACCCCGATTTTTTCATCGGGGCCTTCGATAAGGACCTGATGATCGGATCTGTCATCGCCTCGCACGACGGGCGCAAGGGCTGGCTCAACCGGGTGGCGGTGGGCCCGGACTACCGGGGCCAGGGCGTGGCCCAGGCCCTGACAGTGGCCGGAGAAAAGGCTTTAAGGAAGCACGGCATAAAGATATTCGGGCTTTTGATACATGAATACAACCAGGCCTCACTCAATCTGGCCAAGAAGATGGGCTACCTGGTCCATACCGATATTCTTTACCTGACCAAGCGCGACGGGGATCATATTTAG
- the radA gene encoding DNA repair protein RadA — protein sequence MKNKLIQKTNFVCQSCGFESSKWLGKCPSCGGWNTFVEEIKRADLRPGKNKASRQSAPTLPQTLREIEIRDDQRLMSGISEFDRVTGGGLVSGSLTLIGGDPGIGKSTLTLQLVDRLAASGQKVLYVSGEESPAQIKLRAQRLKVDSDNLLLLSETILESVLETVHKLKPDILVMDSIQTIYRADLESAPGSVGQVRECGAELMRLAKTANLATILIGHVTKEGVIAGPRTLEHMVDTVLYLEGERHHAYRILRSVKNRFGSTNEIGVFEMQEAGMVEVANPSQVFLSERTREIPGSAVVCSLEGTRPLLVEIQALVAPASYGNPQRVPTGFNHRRLSMLLAVLERRAGLNLGMHDVFVNIAGGLKLDEPAIDLGIAAAVASAFKNQNADPDTAVVGEIGLGGEIRSVGQLDKRINEAQKLGFKRMIVPAHNIKDRYSDKIKLVEVRYLSDALQALIV from the coding sequence ATGAAAAACAAACTCATACAAAAGACCAATTTCGTCTGCCAGTCCTGCGGCTTCGAAAGCTCCAAGTGGCTGGGCAAGTGCCCGTCCTGCGGGGGCTGGAACACCTTCGTGGAGGAGATCAAGCGGGCCGACCTCCGGCCCGGCAAGAACAAGGCCTCCCGCCAGTCCGCCCCCACCCTGCCCCAGACCCTGAGGGAGATCGAGATCCGGGACGACCAGCGTTTGATGTCCGGCATCTCCGAGTTCGACCGGGTCACCGGCGGCGGCCTGGTATCCGGCTCGCTGACCCTGATCGGCGGCGATCCCGGCATCGGCAAGTCCACCCTGACCCTGCAATTGGTGGACCGGTTGGCGGCGTCCGGCCAAAAGGTCCTTTACGTCTCCGGAGAGGAATCCCCGGCCCAGATCAAGCTGAGAGCCCAAAGGCTGAAGGTTGACTCCGACAATCTATTATTGCTGTCCGAGACCATATTGGAGAGCGTCCTGGAGACGGTGCACAAATTGAAGCCTGACATCCTGGTGATGGATTCCATCCAGACCATCTACCGGGCCGACCTGGAATCGGCCCCCGGTTCGGTGGGCCAGGTGCGGGAATGCGGGGCAGAGCTGATGCGGCTGGCCAAGACCGCTAACCTGGCTACCATTCTGATAGGCCATGTCACCAAGGAAGGCGTCATCGCCGGGCCGCGCACCCTGGAGCACATGGTGGACACCGTGCTGTATCTGGAGGGCGAACGGCACCACGCCTACCGCATCCTTCGTTCGGTCAAGAACCGCTTCGGCTCCACCAACGAGATCGGGGTCTTCGAGATGCAGGAGGCCGGCATGGTCGAGGTGGCCAATCCCTCCCAGGTGTTCCTGTCGGAACGGACCCGGGAGATCCCGGGATCGGCCGTGGTCTGTTCGCTGGAGGGCACCCGGCCGCTGCTGGTGGAGATCCAGGCACTGGTGGCCCCGGCCTCATACGGCAACCCCCAGCGGGTGCCCACCGGATTCAACCATCGCCGCCTTTCGATGCTGCTGGCGGTGCTGGAACGCCGGGCCGGATTGAACCTGGGGATGCACGACGTTTTCGTCAATATCGCCGGGGGGTTAAAGCTGGATGAGCCGGCCATCGACCTGGGCATCGCCGCGGCGGTGGCCTCGGCCTTCAAGAACCAGAATGCCGACCCGGACACCGCGGTGGTGGGCGAGATCGGCCTGGGCGGGGAGATCCGCAGCGTGGGGCAGTTGGACAAGAGGATCAACGAAGCCCAGAAGCTGGGCTTTAAAAGGATGATCGTCCCGGCTCATAATATCAAGGACCGATATTCGGACAAGATCAAGCTGGTTGAGGTCCGCTACCTGTCCGATGCCCTCCAGGCTTTGATAGTTTAA
- the ispD gene encoding 2-C-methyl-D-erythritol 4-phosphate cytidylyltransferase: MAYVSCIIVAAGSGLRLGAKIPKAFVKINGKPMLEYSLEAYQDCKHIKEIILVKPPSHQFKGLKYFDRFSKLAAIVSGGKERLDSVRAGLNAISPQTDMVMIHDAARPLIKLEQITLVIAAIKKHGAAILASPVTDTIKSADKHIVKRTVDRAGLWKAQTPQGFRKEVLERSHFDQRIRSVTDDSQLVEMIKGKVFIVPGDDSNIKITTPIDLEIASCLLKKKRSA, encoded by the coding sequence ATGGCTTATGTTTCCTGCATCATAGTGGCCGCCGGGAGCGGTCTCAGACTGGGAGCCAAGATCCCCAAGGCTTTCGTCAAGATCAATGGCAAACCAATGCTGGAATATTCACTTGAAGCATATCAGGATTGCAAGCATATAAAGGAGATCATCCTGGTCAAGCCTCCCTCCCATCAGTTCAAGGGCCTGAAATATTTCGACCGGTTCTCCAAGCTGGCCGCCATAGTCTCCGGAGGCAAAGAAAGGCTGGACTCGGTCAGGGCCGGACTCAATGCCATCTCTCCCCAAACCGATATGGTGATGATCCACGATGCCGCCCGGCCCCTGATCAAACTTGAACAGATAACTTTGGTCATCGCGGCAATAAAAAAACACGGCGCGGCCATACTGGCCTCGCCGGTGACCGACACCATCAAGAGTGCCGACAAGCATATCGTCAAAAGAACAGTCGATCGTGCCGGATTATGGAAAGCTCAAACCCCCCAGGGGTTCAGAAAAGAGGTCCTGGAAAGGTCGCATTTTGATCAGAGGATAAGATCCGTGACCGACGACAGCCAGTTGGTGGAGATGATAAAAGGAAAGGTTTTCATCGTCCCCGGGGACGACAGCAACATTAAAATAACCACCCCCATAGACCTGGAGATAGCGTCATGCCTGTTAAAAAAGAAAAGATCCGCGTAG
- a CDS encoding NHL repeat-containing protein codes for MTAKYFFWAALLALLAIGSAWADFGDGPGEFIFPSGIALDREGNIYVSEIGNDRIQKLDADQQWLNSWGRFGRDSADFDDPTALAFGPDGSLYIVDSGNRRVVVCDTAGNMLRHIPLPDSSKPWGIAFAAEYFYVSDRHNNQIYLFNQNRNLISTLGQSGPLNGQFLQPKGLAVDGEGRLYVVDAGNNRIQVFSPEGIFIRSWGGYGEGEGEFDNPGCISSGPSGQLMITDSGNDRFQEFSAEGLFSSYGGGPGTEPGQFLNPNGIAIDSRGTLYIVDTDNHRIQVFSSQ; via the coding sequence ATGACAGCTAAATATTTCTTCTGGGCGGCCCTATTGGCCCTCCTAGCCATAGGAAGCGCCTGGGCCGACTTCGGCGACGGGCCCGGCGAATTCATCTTTCCCAGCGGGATAGCCCTGGACCGGGAGGGGAACATCTATGTCAGTGAGATCGGCAATGACCGCATCCAGAAGTTGGACGCCGACCAGCAATGGCTGAACAGCTGGGGCCGCTTCGGGCGGGACAGTGCCGACTTTGACGACCCCACAGCACTGGCCTTCGGTCCCGACGGCAGCCTGTATATCGTGGACAGCGGCAACCGGCGGGTGGTGGTCTGCGACACCGCGGGAAATATGCTGCGGCACATCCCTCTGCCGGATTCCTCAAAGCCCTGGGGCATTGCTTTCGCTGCCGAATATTTTTATGTTTCGGACCGTCATAACAACCAGATCTATCTTTTTAACCAGAACCGGAATCTGATCTCGACCCTGGGGCAGAGCGGACCCCTTAACGGGCAGTTCCTTCAGCCCAAGGGACTGGCGGTGGATGGAGAGGGACGGCTGTATGTGGTGGATGCCGGGAACAACCGGATCCAGGTTTTCTCGCCGGAGGGCATTTTCATCCGCAGTTGGGGCGGTTATGGCGAGGGCGAAGGCGAGTTCGACAATCCGGGGTGCATTTCCAGCGGACCCTCGGGCCAGCTGATGATCACCGACTCCGGCAACGACCGTTTTCAGGAATTCTCCGCCGAGGGTCTCTTTTCAAGCTACGGCGGAGGTCCCGGCACCGAACCCGGCCAGTTCCTGAATCCCAACGGCATCGCCATAGACAGCCGGGGCACCCTCTATATCGTGGACACCGATAACCACCGGATCCAGGTCTTCAGTTCCCAGTGA
- a CDS encoding HU family DNA-binding protein — protein sequence MNKAELIEAVAKVTCTKAEAGNAVNAVIDNIAKALKKGDSVTLVGFGTFSVKKRKARIGRNPQTGKEIKIAAKKVPAFKPGKELKDTVR from the coding sequence GTGAACAAAGCCGAATTGATCGAAGCAGTGGCCAAGGTTACCTGCACCAAGGCAGAGGCTGGCAACGCGGTTAACGCCGTGATCGACAACATTGCCAAAGCTTTGAAGAAGGGCGACTCCGTTACCCTGGTTGGTTTCGGTACCTTCAGCGTCAAGAAGAGAAAAGCCAGAATCGGAAGGAATCCCCAGACTGGCAAGGAAATCAAGATCGCCGCCAAGAAGGTCCCCGCCTTCAAGCCTGGCAAAGAGCTGAAAGACACCGTAAGGTAG